The following coding sequences are from one Bradyrhizobium sp. WSM471 window:
- the scpA gene encoding methylmalonyl-CoA mutase, translated as MTRIPNFADVAFERANTAAPTGSAEPWLTPEGILVKPAYSEADLAGLDFLETYPGIAPYLRGPYPTMYVNQPWTVRQYAGFSTAEDSNAFYRRNLAAGQKGLSVAFDLATHRGYDSDHPRVGGDVGMAGVAIDSIYDMRTLFAGIPLDQMSVSMTMNGAVLPILALYVAAAEEQGVPPEKLSGTIQNDILKEFMVRNTYIYPPTPSMRIISDIFAYTSQKMPKYNSISISGYHMQEAGATQDLELAYTLADGVEYLRAGLAAGLDVDRFAPRLSFFWATGMNFFMEVAKMRAARLLWAKLLKPFNPKDPRSLSLRTHCQTSGWSLTAQDVFNNVMRTTVEAMAATQGHTQSLHTNALDEALALPTDFSARIARNTQLFLQQESGTTRIIDPWGGSYYVERLTRDLAAKAWGHIQEVEELGGMAKAIEAGVPKLRIEEASAKTQARIDAGKQAVIGVNKYKPTDEAPIDILKVDNTNVRRLQIDKLTRLKSERNQTDVEAALAALTRSAGEGNGNLLALAIDAARAKATVGEISDAMEKVFGRHRAEIKSITGVYKREASSMGNRVEKVQALIDAFEEAEGRRPRILVAKIGQDGHDRGQKVIASAFADIGFDVDIGPLFATADEAARQAVENDVHILGVSSLAAAHLTAVPELKAALKKQGRDDIMIIVGGVVPPQDYDALYAAGAEAIFPPGTVIADAAEELIRKLNARLGHSEAAE; from the coding sequence ATGACCCGCATTCCCAATTTCGCCGACGTCGCCTTCGAGCGCGCCAACACCGCCGCGCCGACCGGCAGCGCCGAGCCGTGGCTGACGCCCGAGGGCATTCTGGTGAAGCCCGCTTATAGCGAGGCCGACCTGGCCGGGCTCGACTTCCTCGAGACTTATCCGGGCATCGCGCCTTATCTGCGCGGCCCCTACCCGACCATGTATGTCAACCAGCCCTGGACTGTGCGGCAATATGCCGGCTTCTCCACGGCGGAGGACTCCAACGCATTCTATCGCCGCAATCTCGCGGCCGGGCAGAAGGGCCTTTCGGTCGCATTCGACCTCGCCACCCATCGCGGTTATGACAGCGATCATCCGCGCGTCGGCGGCGACGTCGGCATGGCCGGCGTTGCCATCGATTCCATCTACGACATGCGCACGCTGTTTGCGGGCATTCCGCTCGACCAGATGAGCGTGTCCATGACCATGAACGGCGCGGTGCTGCCGATCCTGGCGCTCTACGTTGCGGCTGCCGAGGAACAAGGCGTGCCGCCGGAGAAGCTCTCAGGGACCATTCAGAACGACATTCTGAAAGAGTTCATGGTGCGCAACACCTACATCTATCCGCCCACGCCCTCGATGCGGATCATCTCGGACATTTTTGCGTACACCTCGCAAAAAATGCCGAAATACAATTCGATCTCGATCTCCGGCTATCACATGCAGGAGGCCGGGGCGACGCAGGACCTCGAGCTCGCCTATACGCTGGCCGACGGCGTTGAATATCTTCGTGCCGGCCTCGCGGCGGGCCTCGATGTCGACCGCTTCGCGCCCCGGCTGTCGTTCTTCTGGGCGACCGGGATGAACTTCTTCATGGAAGTCGCCAAGATGCGCGCCGCGCGGCTGCTCTGGGCGAAGCTGCTCAAGCCCTTCAATCCGAAGGATCCGCGCTCGCTGTCACTGCGCACGCATTGTCAGACATCCGGCTGGTCGCTGACCGCGCAGGACGTCTTCAACAACGTGATGCGCACGACGGTGGAAGCGATGGCGGCGACCCAGGGCCACACCCAGTCGCTGCACACCAACGCGCTCGACGAGGCGCTCGCTTTGCCGACCGATTTCTCCGCGCGCATTGCTCGCAACACGCAGCTCTTCCTGCAGCAGGAGAGCGGCACCACCCGCATCATCGATCCCTGGGGCGGCTCGTATTATGTCGAGCGTCTGACGCGCGACCTCGCCGCCAAGGCCTGGGGCCACATCCAGGAGGTCGAGGAGCTCGGCGGCATGGCCAAGGCGATCGAGGCCGGCGTGCCCAAGCTGCGCATCGAGGAGGCCTCGGCCAAGACCCAGGCCCGCATCGATGCCGGCAAGCAGGCGGTGATCGGCGTCAACAAATACAAGCCGACCGACGAAGCTCCAATCGATATCCTCAAGGTCGACAATACCAATGTCCGCCGGCTTCAGATCGACAAGTTGACGCGGCTGAAATCCGAACGCAACCAGACGGATGTCGAGGCCGCGCTCGCTGCGCTGACGCGCTCGGCCGGCGAAGGCAATGGCAATCTGCTGGCGCTCGCCATCGACGCTGCGCGCGCGAAAGCAACCGTCGGCGAGATCTCGGACGCGATGGAGAAGGTGTTCGGCCGGCACCGCGCCGAGATCAAATCCATCACCGGCGTCTACAAGCGGGAGGCGTCCAGCATGGGTAACCGGGTCGAGAAGGTTCAGGCGCTGATCGACGCCTTCGAGGAGGCGGAAGGCCGCCGTCCGCGCATCCTGGTCGCAAAAATCGGTCAGGACGGTCACGATCGCGGCCAGAAGGTGATCGCGTCCGCCTTCGCCGATATCGGCTTCGACGTCGATATCGGGCCGCTGTTCGCCACTGCCGACGAAGCCGCGCGGCAAGCTGTCGAGAACGACGTCCACATCCTCGGCGTCTCCTCGCTCGCCGCCGCCCATCTCACGGCCGTGCCGGAGCTGAAGGCCGCGCTGAAGAAGCAGGGCCGCGACGACATCATGATCATCGTCGGCGGCGTGGTGCCGCCACAGGATTACGACGCGCTCTACGCGGCCGGCGCCGAAGCCATCTTCCCGCCGGGCACGGTGATCGCGGACGCGGCCGAGGAGCTGATCCGCAAGCTGAATGCCCGGCTCGGGCATAGCGAGGCGGCGGAGTAG
- a CDS encoding tripartite tricarboxylate transporter TctB family protein, with protein MRLPDSVTGSFLVVLGTAAAYGGWLLPPVPGQPVGPNVFPLVIGIGLALCGLAIVFGIGHTFEEAEELIPLEDGQAAAAPPPQGKLYGLRALLPPALLLFYVVAADRLGFIITAAIMVYVTSTALGAKWKLALPLAALAPFAIHLIFGKLLRVPLPAGLLPTPW; from the coding sequence ATGCGCCTTCCCGACTCCGTCACGGGATCGTTTCTCGTCGTGCTCGGCACAGCAGCCGCCTATGGCGGCTGGCTGCTGCCGCCGGTGCCCGGGCAGCCGGTCGGCCCCAACGTATTTCCGCTCGTGATCGGCATCGGGCTTGCGCTGTGCGGGCTCGCGATCGTGTTCGGGATCGGCCACACCTTCGAAGAGGCGGAAGAGCTGATCCCGCTCGAGGATGGCCAGGCAGCGGCTGCCCCGCCGCCGCAGGGAAAGTTGTACGGCCTGCGCGCGCTGCTGCCGCCGGCGCTGCTGCTGTTCTACGTGGTCGCGGCCGACCGGCTCGGCTTCATCATCACCGCGGCGATCATGGTCTACGTCACCTCGACGGCGTTGGGGGCGAAGTGGAAGCTGGCGCTGCCGCTCGCAGCGCTGGCGCCCTTCGCCATCCACCTCATCTTCGGCAAGCTGCTGCGCGTGCCGCTTCCCGCCGGCCTGTTGCCGACGCCCTGGTGA
- the folK gene encoding 2-amino-4-hydroxy-6-hydroxymethyldihydropteridine diphosphokinase — MASVLIALGGNVGDVRATFQKAIAHICGMAQAALTARSSDYATPPWGDEDQAPFINACIEIETSLDPHALLFVMQKVEQKFGRTRDKERRWGPRTLDLDMIAYDDVSMQKPDLTLPHPRLFERAFVLVPLAEIAPDRVIAGIRVRDGLASVSTQGIERLPDTG, encoded by the coding sequence ATGGCGAGCGTCCTGATTGCGCTCGGCGGCAATGTCGGCGATGTCCGCGCGACGTTCCAGAAGGCGATCGCTCATATCTGCGGCATGGCGCAGGCTGCGTTGACCGCGCGCTCGTCGGACTATGCGACGCCGCCCTGGGGCGACGAGGACCAGGCCCCCTTCATCAACGCCTGCATCGAAATCGAGACCAGCCTCGATCCGCATGCGCTACTGTTCGTGATGCAGAAGGTCGAGCAGAAATTCGGCCGCACGCGCGATAAAGAGCGGCGCTGGGGCCCGCGCACGCTCGATCTCGACATGATCGCCTATGACGACGTGTCGATGCAGAAACCCGACCTGACCCTGCCGCATCCGCGCCTGTTCGAGCGCGCCTTTGTGCTGGTGCCGCTGGCCGAGATCGCGCCCGACCGCGTGATCGCAGGCATTCGTGTCCGTGACGGTCTCGCCAGCGTCTCGACACAAGGCATTGAGCGGCTTCCGGATACCGGTTAA
- a CDS encoding tripartite tricarboxylate transporter permease, with protein sequence MLKTLIEAFALISTWEVIIAMFAASVYGLVIGSLPGLSATMATALLVPVTFYLSPIAAIATIVAASSMAIFSGDIPGALLRIPGTPASAAYADEAYAMTRKGQAELALGAGVWFSAVGGIAGVLSLMILAPPLAEIALSFSTFEYFWLALLGLMCATLVARSSPVKAIAGMFLGLLVSCIGIENPGGVPRFTFGLTDLFGGIEPIPALVGVFAVAQVMRAMLTPEPPPLPRRKFGSIMAGQWKLTKKYHWQMTRGNIVGIIIGVLPGAGADMAAWVSYAMSKRFSKEPEKFGTGHVEGLVEAGASNNASIASGWVPSLLFGIPGDTIAAIAIGVLYMKGLNPGPTLFTEKASSMYAIYLMFIIANILMIPLGIAMIRIAAYILLAPRSAIMPIIMLCCAVGSFAIGNNMFGVVTVAAFGVIGYVMEANGYPVAAMVLGIVMGTMVEQAFVTSLIKSDGSILPFFERPVAAILAAMAIGALLWPVMVWAWRKVKPIRTGVAATSR encoded by the coding sequence ATGCTGAAGACCCTGATCGAAGCGTTCGCACTGATCTCCACCTGGGAGGTCATCATCGCGATGTTCGCAGCCTCGGTGTACGGGCTCGTGATCGGCTCTCTGCCGGGCCTGTCGGCGACGATGGCAACCGCCCTGCTCGTCCCCGTCACCTTCTATCTCTCGCCGATCGCAGCGATTGCCACCATCGTGGCGGCCTCCTCGATGGCGATCTTCTCCGGCGACATTCCCGGTGCGCTGCTGCGCATCCCGGGAACGCCCGCCTCCGCCGCCTATGCCGACGAGGCTTACGCGATGACCCGCAAGGGACAGGCCGAGCTGGCGCTCGGGGCCGGCGTCTGGTTCTCGGCCGTCGGCGGCATCGCCGGCGTGCTGTCGCTGATGATCCTGGCGCCGCCGCTGGCCGAGATCGCGCTGTCGTTCTCGACCTTCGAGTATTTCTGGCTGGCGTTGCTCGGCCTGATGTGCGCGACGCTGGTGGCACGCTCCTCGCCGGTGAAGGCGATCGCCGGCATGTTCCTCGGCCTGCTGGTCTCCTGCATCGGCATCGAAAATCCCGGCGGCGTGCCGCGCTTCACCTTCGGCCTCACCGATCTGTTCGGCGGCATCGAGCCGATCCCCGCGCTGGTCGGCGTGTTCGCGGTGGCGCAGGTGATGCGCGCGATGCTGACGCCCGAGCCGCCGCCGCTGCCGCGCCGCAAATTCGGAAGCATCATGGCCGGTCAGTGGAAGCTGACCAAGAAATACCATTGGCAGATGACGCGCGGAAACATCGTCGGCATCATCATCGGCGTGCTGCCCGGCGCCGGCGCCGACATGGCCGCCTGGGTCTCGTATGCGATGTCGAAGCGCTTCTCCAAGGAGCCGGAGAAATTCGGCACCGGCCATGTCGAGGGCCTGGTCGAGGCCGGCGCCAGCAACAATGCCAGCATCGCCTCGGGCTGGGTGCCATCATTGCTGTTCGGCATCCCCGGCGACACCATCGCCGCGATCGCGATCGGCGTGCTCTACATGAAGGGACTCAACCCCGGACCGACGCTGTTCACCGAGAAAGCGTCGAGCATGTACGCGATCTATCTGATGTTCATCATCGCGAACATTTTGATGATCCCGCTCGGCATCGCCATGATCCGGATTGCCGCCTACATCCTGCTGGCACCGCGCTCCGCCATCATGCCGATCATCATGCTGTGCTGCGCGGTCGGCTCGTTCGCGATCGGCAATAACATGTTCGGCGTCGTCACCGTCGCCGCCTTCGGCGTGATCGGCTATGTCATGGAAGCAAACGGCTATCCCGTCGCCGCAATGGTGCTCGGCATCGTCATGGGCACCATGGTCGAGCAGGCTTTTGTCACTTCGCTGATCAAGTCGGACGGCAGCATTTTGCCGTTTTTCGAGCGCCCCGTGGCCGCGATCCTCGCCGCCATGGCGATCGGGGCGCTGCTGTGGCCGGTGATGGTCTGGGCGTGGCGGAAGGTTAAACCGATACGGACGGGGGTGGCGGCGACATCCCGGTGA
- the folB gene encoding dihydroneopterin aldolase, with the protein MTDTIFVSGLSIHARHGVMEHETEVGQRFVIDLELYTDLSEPSRSDRLSDTVSYADVVATTTAAFKNTNYKLLERAAGAVADAILSHFPRIRAVKITVHKPHAPIAAIFDDVGVMLTRSRHP; encoded by the coding sequence ATGACCGATACGATCTTCGTGAGCGGCCTGTCGATCCATGCCCGCCACGGCGTGATGGAGCACGAGACCGAGGTCGGCCAGCGTTTTGTCATCGATCTCGAGCTCTATACCGACCTGTCGGAGCCGTCGCGCTCTGACCGCCTCTCCGACACCGTGTCCTACGCCGACGTCGTCGCGACCACCACCGCGGCCTTCAAGAACACCAACTACAAGCTGCTGGAGCGCGCGGCCGGCGCGGTCGCCGATGCCATCCTGTCGCACTTTCCGCGCATCCGTGCGGTCAAGATTACCGTGCACAAGCCACATGCGCCGATCGCCGCGATCTTCGACGACGTCGGCGTCATGCTGACGCGCTCGCGGCACCCCTGA
- a CDS encoding RsiV family protein, with translation MRALAVGAACSALLATAHAADPKPDAVIKTKSIEARVFLDDKVKADAALAADCLTEGKKWIDKNAAEAAASRKEDPQFFRDGGWDFERKYAVRSVVADRYVSVLRNDYMDTHGAHPNSDVNTVLWDKAENKRISIRPFFTETADNGPAMKAMVKAVIASLKIEKKKRDTSETATDEWFKSVEPSLLKIGAVTLAPSTDAGKSSGLTFHYPPYAVGPYAEGEYVAFVPWETLKPYVTAEGTRIFGGSRPKSDADEPQ, from the coding sequence ATGCGCGCGCTAGCTGTGGGCGCAGCTTGCAGTGCGTTGTTGGCTACCGCCCATGCCGCCGACCCCAAGCCCGACGCGGTCATCAAGACCAAGAGCATCGAGGCCCGCGTCTTCCTCGACGACAAGGTCAAGGCCGATGCGGCGCTGGCGGCCGACTGCCTGACTGAAGGCAAGAAGTGGATCGACAAGAACGCGGCAGAAGCCGCCGCCTCGCGCAAAGAGGATCCGCAGTTCTTCAGGGATGGCGGCTGGGACTTCGAGCGCAAATACGCGGTCCGCTCCGTCGTCGCCGACCGCTATGTCAGCGTCCTGCGCAACGACTATATGGACACCCACGGCGCCCATCCCAACTCCGACGTGAACACGGTCCTGTGGGACAAGGCGGAGAACAAGCGCATCTCCATCCGCCCGTTCTTCACCGAAACCGCCGACAACGGCCCGGCCATGAAGGCAATGGTGAAGGCGGTGATCGCATCGTTGAAGATCGAGAAGAAGAAGCGCGATACGAGCGAGACCGCGACCGACGAATGGTTCAAGAGCGTGGAGCCGAGCCTGCTCAAGATCGGCGCCGTGACGCTCGCGCCCTCAACCGACGCGGGCAAGAGTTCCGGCCTCACCTTCCACTATCCGCCCTATGCAGTCGGACCCTACGCCGAGGGCGAATATGTCGCATTCGTGCCGTGGGAAACGCTGAAGCCTTATGTCACCGCGGAAGGCACCCGCATCTTCGGCGGCTCGCGGCCGAAGAGCGACGCGGACGAGCCGCAGTGA
- a CDS encoding tripartite tricarboxylate transporter substrate binding protein, which produces MSKITRRSFAASSAAVAASAAFGLTPALAQAYPARPVTVIVPWGAGGGTDATARIVAALLEKDLGQPFNVVNRTGGSGVVGHTAIATAQPDGYTIGMLTVEISMMHWQGLTELAPKSYTPLALMNEDPPGIQVSSSSPYKTVKELAEAIKAAPPGKFKASGTGQGGIWHLALVGWMQAMGLPANQVAWVPSNGAAPAMQDLAAGGLDLTTCSVPEARAIIEAGKARSLAIMAPARNPIFKDVPTLKEAMGIDYATGAWRGIGAPKNLPPEIATKLTAALKKVYDSAEFKDFMGNRGFGTVWGDAGQFASFMDKGDAQMGEAMKAAGLSKA; this is translated from the coding sequence ATGTCCAAGATTACGCGCCGCAGCTTTGCGGCCTCTTCCGCTGCGGTTGCAGCGTCGGCCGCATTCGGCCTCACACCCGCGCTTGCGCAAGCCTATCCGGCGCGGCCCGTCACCGTGATCGTGCCCTGGGGCGCGGGCGGCGGCACTGACGCGACTGCGCGCATTGTCGCAGCGCTTCTGGAGAAGGATCTCGGCCAGCCCTTCAACGTGGTCAATCGCACCGGCGGCTCCGGCGTCGTCGGCCATACCGCGATCGCGACCGCGCAGCCCGATGGCTACACCATCGGCATGCTCACCGTCGAAATCTCGATGATGCACTGGCAAGGGCTGACCGAACTGGCGCCGAAGAGCTACACCCCGCTGGCGCTGATGAACGAAGATCCCCCAGGCATCCAGGTCTCCTCCTCCTCGCCTTACAAGACGGTGAAGGAACTCGCCGAAGCCATCAAGGCGGCCCCTCCCGGCAAGTTCAAGGCCTCCGGCACTGGCCAGGGCGGCATCTGGCATCTTGCGCTGGTCGGCTGGATGCAGGCGATGGGCCTGCCCGCCAACCAGGTCGCCTGGGTGCCGTCGAACGGCGCCGCGCCCGCGATGCAGGACCTCGCCGCGGGCGGCCTCGACCTCACCACCTGCTCGGTGCCGGAAGCCCGTGCCATCATCGAGGCCGGCAAGGCCAGGAGCCTTGCCATCATGGCGCCGGCACGCAATCCGATCTTCAAGGACGTGCCGACGCTGAAGGAGGCGATGGGCATCGACTACGCGACCGGCGCCTGGCGCGGCATCGGTGCGCCGAAGAACCTTCCGCCGGAGATCGCAACGAAGCTCACCGCGGCGCTGAAGAAGGTCTACGACTCCGCCGAGTTCAAGGACTTCATGGGTAATCGCGGCTTCGGCACCGTGTGGGGCGATGCCGGCCAGTTCGCAAGCTTCATGGACAAGGGGGACGCTCAGATGGGCGAAGCGATGAAGGCGGCGGGTTTGAGCAAGGCGTGA
- a CDS encoding DUF4332 domain-containing protein — MTYPISEIEGLSAFAANKLKAQGIRTTDALLEAASTVKGRKALSAKTGISEQLLLEWANVSDYMRIPGMGRAKVGLVRAAGVTTVRELAYRNPARLAQSMRDANEKKKLLRILPSEKSVGDIIAKAKKLPPKISY; from the coding sequence ATGACATATCCGATCTCCGAGATTGAGGGCCTGTCGGCCTTTGCCGCCAACAAGTTGAAGGCGCAAGGTATCCGCACCACCGATGCGCTGCTCGAGGCGGCCTCGACCGTGAAGGGCCGCAAGGCGCTCTCCGCCAAGACCGGCATCAGCGAGCAGTTGCTGCTGGAATGGGCCAACGTCTCCGACTACATGCGCATCCCCGGCATGGGCCGGGCCAAGGTCGGCCTGGTCCGCGCGGCCGGCGTCACCACCGTGCGCGAGCTCGCCTACAGAAATCCGGCAAGGCTCGCCCAGAGCATGCGGGACGCCAACGAGAAGAAAAAGCTGCTCCGCATCCTGCCCTCGGAGAAGTCGGTCGGCGACATCATCGCCAAGGCGAAGAAGCTGCCGCCGAAGATTTCGTATTAG
- the folP gene encoding dihydropteroate synthase encodes MNASPSPSVPAAGSVGLDVLRTLLERPIPAVMGVLNVTPDSFSDGGEFIAPEQALARARAMIEAGVDIIDIGAESTRPYKGARPVTAADELARLKPVLSDIVALGVPVSIDSMKAEVVAFALAQGAVIANDVWGLQRDAGMAPMVAAKGAPVIVMHNRDSVDPAIDIIADMKAFFQRSLDIAAEAGIARDKIVLDPGIGFGKTAEQSMIALARLRELDMFGLPILVGASRKRFIASVSPSEPTERLAGSIAAHLIAAQRGAKIIRTHDVAETLQALRVAHAIESKP; translated from the coding sequence ATGAATGCCTCGCCCTCCCCATCCGTCCCGGCGGCCGGTTCAGTCGGGCTCGACGTGCTGCGGACGCTGCTGGAGCGGCCGATCCCGGCGGTGATGGGCGTGCTCAACGTCACCCCGGATTCATTCTCCGACGGCGGCGAATTCATCGCGCCCGAGCAGGCACTCGCGCGGGCACGGGCGATGATCGAGGCCGGGGTCGACATCATCGATATCGGTGCCGAGTCCACCCGGCCCTACAAGGGCGCCCGGCCGGTCACCGCGGCAGACGAACTGGCCCGGCTCAAGCCGGTGCTATCGGACATCGTGGCGCTCGGCGTGCCGGTCTCGATCGACAGCATGAAGGCGGAGGTGGTGGCCTTCGCGCTCGCCCAGGGTGCTGTGATCGCCAACGACGTCTGGGGCCTGCAGCGCGACGCCGGCATGGCGCCGATGGTGGCCGCCAAGGGCGCCCCCGTCATCGTCATGCACAACCGCGACAGCGTCGATCCCGCTATCGACATCATTGCGGACATGAAGGCGTTCTTCCAGCGCTCGCTGGATATCGCGGCAGAAGCCGGCATCGCCCGCGACAAGATCGTGCTCGATCCCGGCATCGGCTTCGGCAAGACGGCCGAACAGAGCATGATTGCGCTGGCGCGACTTCGCGAGCTTGACATGTTCGGCCTGCCGATCCTCGTTGGTGCCTCGCGAAAACGCTTCATCGCCTCGGTGTCGCCGTCGGAGCCGACAGAGCGGCTCGCCGGCTCGATCGCCGCGCATCTGATCGCTGCGCAACGCGGCGCGAAAATCATCAGGACCCATGACGTCGCCGAGACCTTGCAGGCCCTGCGAGTGGCGCACGCAATCGAGAGCAAGCCATGA
- a CDS encoding GFA family protein — MTEAGKPVLTGGCQCGAVRFGVMTAPNRVSICHCRMCQKASGAPFASFADINKTDFAWTKGKPSFFRSSSIAERGFCAACGTPLSFGRIDGDRIEIMTGAFDRPDHVVPTRQFGTESRLGWVVGIANLPSQTTQQNYGPEKMATIVSHQHPDHD; from the coding sequence ATGACGGAAGCAGGCAAACCCGTTCTCACCGGCGGCTGCCAATGCGGGGCAGTGCGCTTTGGAGTCATGACGGCGCCGAACAGGGTTTCGATCTGCCACTGCCGGATGTGCCAGAAGGCCAGCGGGGCGCCGTTCGCCTCTTTTGCCGACATCAACAAGACGGACTTCGCCTGGACCAAGGGGAAGCCGTCGTTCTTCCGCTCCTCCTCCATCGCCGAGCGCGGCTTTTGCGCCGCCTGCGGCACGCCGCTGAGCTTTGGCCGCATCGACGGCGACCGGATCGAGATCATGACCGGCGCGTTCGACCGTCCTGACCACGTGGTGCCGACACGGCAGTTCGGCACCGAGTCCCGTCTCGGCTGGGTGGTCGGGATCGCCAATTTGCCGAGCCAGACCACGCAGCAGAATTACGGACCGGAGAAGATGGCGACCATCGTCAGCCATCAGCATCCCGATCATGATTGA
- a CDS encoding methylmalonyl-CoA mutase family protein, which produces MTSATDDLPLAADFPKATVDDWRKLVDGVLKGAPFEKLVGKTYDGIRIDPLYPRAKGVAPVVGRPAAAPWQIMQRIDHPDASAANAQALTDLENGATGLALVFAGGNAAHGFGLEPTADAVAKILKDIHLDAGIGLELEIGPQSRMAAIHVAEYVKSKGIDPAACDIRFGLDPLAAGAVWGHSPYTWDEIVPAITGGIKGLAALGFKGPFASADGRVIHDAGGSEVQELAFVLACGVAYLRAIESAGVPLEQAQGMVYARLAADADQFLTMAKFRALRLLWARIETACGLTPRPLFLAADTAWRMLTQRDPYVNMLRATMATFAAGLAGANAITVLPHTLALGLPDPFARRVARNTQLVLLEESNLAKVSDPAAGAGGIEALTGQLCDTAWALFQESEKAGGAFAALQQGLFQSKVAAARKARDSNIAKRRDVLTGASEFPNLRENETTVLKATPIALAPYGEQKYKFDALPPIRLAEPFEALRDKSDAALKAHGARPKVFLANLGTPADFTARATFAKSLFETGGIQAVDSEGFADPAQLAAAFKASGAGLACLCSSDKVYAEHAEAAAQALQTAGTRLIYLAGRPTDAEAALRAAGVTGFVFAGGDALATLQDTYRRMEQP; this is translated from the coding sequence ATGACCTCCGCGACTGACGACCTGCCGCTGGCGGCGGACTTTCCCAAGGCGACCGTCGACGACTGGCGCAAACTGGTCGATGGCGTGCTGAAGGGCGCGCCGTTCGAGAAGCTGGTCGGCAAGACCTATGACGGCATCAGGATCGATCCACTCTATCCGCGCGCCAAAGGCGTTGCGCCCGTGGTGGGGCGGCCGGCGGCGGCGCCCTGGCAGATCATGCAGCGGATCGACCATCCCGATGCAAGTGCAGCGAATGCGCAGGCACTAACCGATCTCGAAAATGGCGCGACGGGTCTGGCGCTGGTGTTCGCCGGCGGCAATGCCGCTCACGGTTTCGGGCTGGAACCGACCGCGGACGCAGTCGCAAAGATTTTGAAGGATATCCATCTCGATGCCGGCATCGGCCTCGAGCTCGAGATCGGTCCGCAGTCACGGATGGCGGCGATCCACGTCGCGGAATATGTGAAGAGCAAGGGCATCGATCCCGCGGCCTGCGACATCCGCTTCGGGCTCGATCCGCTCGCGGCCGGCGCGGTGTGGGGCCATAGCCCCTATACCTGGGACGAGATCGTTCCGGCCATCACTGGCGGCATCAAGGGCCTCGCCGCGCTCGGCTTCAAGGGGCCGTTTGCCTCGGCCGACGGACGCGTGATCCACGATGCCGGTGGCTCGGAGGTGCAGGAGCTCGCCTTCGTGCTCGCCTGCGGCGTCGCCTATTTGCGCGCGATCGAGAGCGCGGGCGTTCCGCTGGAGCAGGCGCAGGGCATGGTCTATGCGCGGCTTGCCGCGGATGCAGATCAGTTCCTCACAATGGCAAAATTCCGCGCATTGCGGCTGCTGTGGGCGCGTATCGAAACGGCGTGCGGGCTCACGCCAAGACCGCTGTTCCTCGCCGCCGATACCGCCTGGCGCATGCTGACGCAGCGCGATCCCTATGTGAACATGCTGCGCGCGACCATGGCGACGTTTGCGGCCGGACTTGCCGGCGCCAACGCGATCACCGTGCTGCCGCACACGCTGGCGCTCGGCCTGCCCGATCCGTTCGCGCGGCGCGTGGCGCGCAATACGCAGCTCGTGCTGCTGGAAGAGAGCAATCTCGCCAAGGTCAGCGATCCCGCGGCAGGCGCAGGCGGCATCGAGGCGCTGACGGGTCAGCTCTGCGACACGGCCTGGGCGCTCTTCCAGGAGAGCGAGAAAGCCGGCGGCGCCTTCGCTGCGCTTCAGCAGGGCCTCTTCCAGAGCAAGGTCGCGGCCGCGCGAAAAGCCCGCGACTCCAACATCGCAAAACGCCGCGACGTGCTGACCGGTGCCAGCGAGTTTCCGAATCTGCGCGAGAACGAGACTACGGTGCTGAAGGCGACGCCGATCGCGCTGGCGCCTTATGGCGAGCAAAAATACAAGTTCGACGCGCTGCCGCCGATCCGGCTGGCGGAACCGTTCGAGGCGCTGCGCGACAAATCCGATGCGGCGTTGAAGGCACACGGCGCGCGGCCGAAAGTGTTTTTGGCCAATCTCGGCACGCCCGCCGATTTCACGGCGCGCGCGACCTTTGCCAAAAGCTTGTTCGAGACCGGTGGCATCCAGGCCGTCGATAGCGAGGGCTTCGCCGATCCGGCCCAGTTGGCTGCCGCCTTCAAGGCCTCCGGCGCCGGGCTCGCCTGCCTTTGTTCCAGCGACAAGGTGTATGCGGAACACGCCGAAGCCGCGGCGCAGGCCCTGCAAACCGCCGGGACCCGACTTATCTATCTGGCAGGCCGCCCGACCGATGCCGAGGCGGCGCTGCGTGCAGCCGGGGTCACCGGTTTCGTCTTTGCCGGTGGTGATGCGCTTGCGACGCTGCAAGACACGTATCGACGGATGGAGCAGCCATGA